DNA from Bacteroidales bacterium:
TTGGTGAATATTTAATAAATAAGTATTTTTGTCTGATAAATTATTCTATGCCCCGGCATAATTATCATCTGAATCTTTATCACCGCTTCGGCAAGGGATTGTACGAATGCTGGATCATTTAGCCGTTTTCTGATTACTTCTGCTGGCTGATCCGGCTCCGGAAAAAATCTCTGTTTTCCTGCTCTTTCCGTCCGGATTAGTGCCTGCATTTTCCCCATTTCACAACAACAATTGTATGAAAGGTATCATTTTTGAAATACGGCGATTCACAGTGCACGACGGTCCGGGTATCCGCACAACCGTCTTTATGAAAGGCTGTCCGCTTTCTTGCTGGTGGTGCCATAATCCCGAGGGACAGAATCCGCAGCCTGAACCATGGACCCGCCTTGAAAAACTTAAAGGACGCGTGTTTGAAAAGCAAATGGTGATCGGTCAGGAATGGACTACCACCGATCTGATGACGGAATTATTGAAAGACCGGGTTTTCTATGAAGAATCAGATGGAGGAGTCACTTTCAGCGGAGGAGAACCTCTGATGCAGCCCGCCTTTCTCAAGGAAATGCTCGCACTTTGCCGTCAACATGGTATCCATACTGCCGTTGACACCAGCGGATTTGCTCCGCGGGAGATCCTGATGGAAATTGCCGCAATAAGCGATCTGTTTCTCTATGATCTGAAAGTGTTTGACGAGGCTCTGCATGTGAAATATACCGGAGTCTCAAACCGAATCATTTTTGAAAACCTTCATCTGCTCCTCGATGCTGGTAAACCTGTCTGGCTCCGGCATCCTGTGATTCCGGGAATCAATGATTCCGAAGACGAAAAGGAAAAACTGAAACACTTGCTCTCTCAAATTGCGGGCCCCATTGCCGCTCTCCACCTGTTGCCCTATCACTCCATTGCCAGAAACAAATACCGGAAATCGGGAAAAACAAACCGTCTGGAATCGCTGAACGATCTTGCGGAATCCGATTTGTATCCAATGGTCAAAGAACTTGAAGAAACAGGAGTAAAAGTGGTCATCGGGGGATAAATCGCACCATCGGAATGATGCATACACAGAAAAAACAATAAAAACTGAACGAAAATGAATTCACGTATTCAAAGGCTTCGTG
Protein-coding regions in this window:
- a CDS encoding glycyl-radical enzyme activating protein; this encodes MKGIIFEIRRFTVHDGPGIRTTVFMKGCPLSCWWCHNPEGQNPQPEPWTRLEKLKGRVFEKQMVIGQEWTTTDLMTELLKDRVFYEESDGGVTFSGGEPLMQPAFLKEMLALCRQHGIHTAVDTSGFAPREILMEIAAISDLFLYDLKVFDEALHVKYTGVSNRIIFENLHLLLDAGKPVWLRHPVIPGINDSEDEKEKLKHLLSQIAGPIAALHLLPYHSIARNKYRKSGKTNRLESLNDLAESDLYPMVKELEETGVKVVIGG